One window of the Cotesia glomerata isolate CgM1 linkage group LG10, MPM_Cglom_v2.3, whole genome shotgun sequence genome contains the following:
- the LOC123273049 gene encoding tRNA-dihydrouridine(20) synthase [NAD(P)+]-like isoform X1 has translation MKHSSDLNVVINYPMMENEKKLTFDNKIILAPMVRVGTLPMRLLALDYGADIVYTEELIDFKLLRSIRRVNDVLGTVDYIDQTDGTVVFRTCPREKNHVVLQLGTSDPERAAKVAQIVEQDVSGIDLNMGCPKKFSLDGGMGAALMNDEQKAKDILKSLVNGVKVPVTCKIRVFDDLEKTLKLCDTLASSGISAITVHGRTAYERPQHMNRHDTIRIIAQRLSVPVIANGGSKDIGCYSHIEEFKTKTMASSVMLARAAQWNCSIFRKEGLLSIDAVIKSYLKYAIDYDNSPSNTKYCIQNIIRELQDTPFGKEFLKAQTLEQICQLWNIDDYCRMKFQEFQEKGFHGRFQVIPLRHCGVANDNNVKKNENNMEDVIVMRCAFLRRRFSYDGDLPKTKLLKWLRETEKTNLVPIYHTWFEDKLFRSIVTVNNKSYSSSFWEKNKKRAEQGAALVCLCALGVIDEELLKKNGSLRK, from the exons ATGAAACACTCAAGTGATTTGAatgttgttattaattatccaaTGATGGAAAACGAAAAGAAACTAACTTTTGATAACAAGATCATTTTGGCCCCTATGGTTCGAGTGGGAACTTTGCCCATGCGACTTCTTGCACTAGATTATGGTGCTGATATTGTTTATACAGAAgagttaatagattttaaattacttcGCTCCATCCGGCGCGTAAATG ATGTTTTGGGAACAGTTGATTACATTGATCAAACAGATGGGACCGTAGTTTTTCGGACTTGCCCACGAGAAAAAAATCATGTCGTACTGCAGCTAGGAACATCTGATCCTGAACGGGCTGCAAAAGTTGCGCAAATAGTTGAACAAGATGTATCAGGTATTGATTTAAATATGGGAtgtcctaaaaaattttctcttgacGGTGGAATGGGCGCAGCTCTAATGAATGATGAGCAAAAAGCAAAAGATATTCTAAAAAGTTTGGTTAATGGAGTTAAAGTACCTGTTACCTGTAAAATTCGCGTTTTTGACGATCTTGAAAAGACTTTAAAATTATGTGAT ACTCTTGCATCTAGTGGAATTTCAGCAATTACTGTCCATGGCCGTACAGCTTATGAAAGACCTCAGcatatgaacaggcatgataCAATTCGAATTATTGCTCAACGTTTATCAGTACCCGTAATCGCCAATGGTGGTTCAAAAGACATTGGGTGTTATTCTCACATAGaagaatttaaaacaaaaacaatgGCAAGTAGTGTGATGCTCGCCCGAGCGGCGCAATGGAATTGTTCAATTTTTCGGAAAGAAGGCTTGTTATCAATTGATGCTGTTATCAAGTCATATCTTAAATACGCTATTGATTATGACAATTCACCATCTAATACCAAATATTgtatacaaaatattattcGAGAACTACAAGATACCCCTTTTGGGAAAGAATTTTTGAAGGCACAAactttggaacaaatttg cCAACTTTGGAACATAGATGATTACTGCCGAATGAAATTTCAAGAGTTTCAAGAAAAAGGTTTTCATGGTCGTTTTCAAGTAATACCTCTCAGACATTGTGGAGTAGCAAACgacaataatgtaaaaaaaaatgagaataatATGGAAGATGTAATAGTTATGCGATGTGCATTTCTTAGAAGGAGATTCTCTTATGATGGTGATTTACCCAAAACGAAACTTTTAAAATGGCTCAGAGAAACTGAAAAAACTAACCTTGTACCTATTTATCACACATGGTTTGAAGATAAACTTTTTCGATCAATAGTTACtgtgaataataaaagttacagtTCTTCATTTtg ggaaaaaaataaaaaaagagcgGAGCAAGGTGCGGCATTAGTTTGTCTTTGTGCATTAGGAGTCATCGatgaagaattattaaaaaaaaatggaagttTACGAAAGTAA
- the LOC123273049 gene encoding tRNA-dihydrouridine(20) synthase [NAD(P)+]-like isoform X2 has product MKHSSDLNVVINYPMMENEKKLTFDNKIILAPMVRVGTLPMRLLALDYGADIVYTEELIDFKLLRSIRRVNDVLGTVDYIDQTDGTVVFRTCPREKNHVVLQLGTSDPERAAKVAQIVEQDVSGIDLNMGCPKKFSLDGGMGAALMNDEQKAKDILKSLVNGVKVPVTCKIRVFDDLEKTLKLCDTLASSGISAITVHGRTAYERPQHMNRHDTIRIIAQRLSVPVIANGGSKDIGCYSHIEEFKTKTMASSVMLARAAQWNCSIFRKEGLLSIDAVIKSYLKYAIDYDNSPSNTKYCIQNIIRELQDTPFGKEFLKAQTLEQICQLWNIDDYCRMKFQEFQEKGFHGRFQVIPLRHCGVANDNNVKKNENNMEDVIVMRCAFLRRRFSYDGDLPKTKLLKWLRETEKTNLVPIYHTWFEDKLFRSIVTVNNKSYSSSFW; this is encoded by the exons ATGAAACACTCAAGTGATTTGAatgttgttattaattatccaaTGATGGAAAACGAAAAGAAACTAACTTTTGATAACAAGATCATTTTGGCCCCTATGGTTCGAGTGGGAACTTTGCCCATGCGACTTCTTGCACTAGATTATGGTGCTGATATTGTTTATACAGAAgagttaatagattttaaattacttcGCTCCATCCGGCGCGTAAATG ATGTTTTGGGAACAGTTGATTACATTGATCAAACAGATGGGACCGTAGTTTTTCGGACTTGCCCACGAGAAAAAAATCATGTCGTACTGCAGCTAGGAACATCTGATCCTGAACGGGCTGCAAAAGTTGCGCAAATAGTTGAACAAGATGTATCAGGTATTGATTTAAATATGGGAtgtcctaaaaaattttctcttgacGGTGGAATGGGCGCAGCTCTAATGAATGATGAGCAAAAAGCAAAAGATATTCTAAAAAGTTTGGTTAATGGAGTTAAAGTACCTGTTACCTGTAAAATTCGCGTTTTTGACGATCTTGAAAAGACTTTAAAATTATGTGAT ACTCTTGCATCTAGTGGAATTTCAGCAATTACTGTCCATGGCCGTACAGCTTATGAAAGACCTCAGcatatgaacaggcatgataCAATTCGAATTATTGCTCAACGTTTATCAGTACCCGTAATCGCCAATGGTGGTTCAAAAGACATTGGGTGTTATTCTCACATAGaagaatttaaaacaaaaacaatgGCAAGTAGTGTGATGCTCGCCCGAGCGGCGCAATGGAATTGTTCAATTTTTCGGAAAGAAGGCTTGTTATCAATTGATGCTGTTATCAAGTCATATCTTAAATACGCTATTGATTATGACAATTCACCATCTAATACCAAATATTgtatacaaaatattattcGAGAACTACAAGATACCCCTTTTGGGAAAGAATTTTTGAAGGCACAAactttggaacaaatttg cCAACTTTGGAACATAGATGATTACTGCCGAATGAAATTTCAAGAGTTTCAAGAAAAAGGTTTTCATGGTCGTTTTCAAGTAATACCTCTCAGACATTGTGGAGTAGCAAACgacaataatgtaaaaaaaaatgagaataatATGGAAGATGTAATAGTTATGCGATGTGCATTTCTTAGAAGGAGATTCTCTTATGATGGTGATTTACCCAAAACGAAACTTTTAAAATGGCTCAGAGAAACTGAAAAAACTAACCTTGTACCTATTTATCACACATGGTTTGAAGATAAACTTTTTCGATCAATAGTTACtgtgaataataaaagttacagtTCTTCATTTtggtaa